In Montipora foliosa isolate CH-2021 chromosome 13, ASM3666993v2, whole genome shotgun sequence, one DNA window encodes the following:
- the LOC137981691 gene encoding anion exchange protein 3-like, which produces MEISNPVSKTFSIHSFHEGFVELEELVSTTDRDLVWKERARWIKLEEDVEESVNRWGKPHIPCLTFRSLKEVETNIRNGVLLLDLEGGDLPNICEDIIWEIKLSNRLSRDECDAVRMVLLTRHEHQYQKKRVRAKSIARRISQIMPQVQRQRITPNQNHRPVMESPQFSPTNPKELGANQLLTDFAIPVAAHFLDDKTDTADQAKKTKGSDIRNKLPKNAQATTVLVGGHEELSCVVSAFIRFASGCDLGDFAEVSIPVRFMFIMLGPEDVSIDYHEVGRSVATLMSDKVFLESAYNAQSRQDLLDALASFLDDSVMIPPGEWDRNLLTQTVPILADQSKQLASDRRRRGVVNSNDVRKNTLREVQQEIVDDPLSRTGKFCGGLVRDVKRRLPFYVSDFTDALDVHCIPTIIFVYFACLAPAVAFGGLLNENTDGWMGVTEMIVATALSGILFSLFAGQPLIIIGATGPILVFEKITFHLCELFGIEYLPWRAWVGIWVMIICFIIVAFEGCFLINYFTRFTEEIFALMISIIFIYDAINYLIQIFDTFSLQDDNNTLRKIQNESTSNTALFSLILMVGTFSVAFSLRKLRHSHFFGPKTRYIVSDFGVFFAIVAMVMVDYLTEGVYTEKLQVADGLSVTSPNRRNWLCNPMGVEQPMSAGSIFAAFIPAILVSILIFMEVEFTGVILDKKDHKLKKGMGYNLDLFVLALMVGLCSILGLPWMCATPVHTLSHFHALKVMSTNHAPGEHACLLEVREQRLTNILIHLLIGLTVLLFPVLRLIPISVLFGVFLFLGVSSMSHIQLVERIKLLFIPASLHPGENYVANVKTAKMHLFTVIQMCCVCTLVIIKLTEAAPAFPFFIICMIPLRKLLERVFSSKELEALDTEVEDCYDSDMDEYDSIHVPI; this is translated from the exons ATGGAAATTTCTAACCCGGTTTCCAAGACATTTTCCATTCACTCATTTCACGAAGGCTTCGTGGAATTAGAGGAACTCGTCTCCACTACTGACAGAGATTTGGTGTGGAAAGAGCGCGCCCGTTGGATTAAATTAGAAGAAGATGTGGAGGAAAGTGTGAATCGATGGGGTAAACCACACATCCCTTGCCTCACGTTCCGTAGCTTAAAAGAGGTCGAGACAAATATTCGGAATGGAGTTCTCCTATTGGATCTCGAAGGAGGCGATTTGCCAAATATCTGCGAAGATATCATCtgggaaataaaattgtcaaatagaTTATCAAGAGATGAATGTGATGCTGTTAGAATGGTTCTTTTGACAAGGCACGAACAtcaatatcaaaagaaaagagTCCGTGCCAAAAGTATTGCTCGTCGAATTTCGCAGATTATGCCACAAGTACAGCGTCAAAGGATAACGCCAAATCAAAATCACAGACCAG TCATGGAAAGCCCACAGTTCTCTCCTACAAATCCCAAGGAGCTTGGCGCTAATCAACTATTGACCGACTTTGCCATTCCCGTCGCGGCTCATTTCTTGGACGACAAGACCGACACCGCTGACCAAGCAAAAAAGACCAAGGGCTCAGACATAAGAAATAAACTCCCCAAAAATGCTCAAGCTACTACTGTACTGGTGGGAGGCCACGAAGAATTGTCTTGCGTGGTCAGTGCTTTTATCCGATTTGCTTCTGGTTGTGATTTAGGGGACTTTGCTGAAGTTAGCATTCCTGTCCGATTCATGTTTATTATGCTTGGTCCAGAGGATGTTAGCATAGACTATCACGAGGTGGGACGTTCCGTTGCAACGCTGATGTCGGATAAAGTATTCCTGGAGTCAGCGTACAACGCACAG AGCCGACAGGACTTGCTCGATGCGCTCGCCAGCTTTTTGGATGACAGCGTCATGATTCCGCCAGGAGAATGGGACCGAAATCTGCTCACTCAAACCGTGCCTATTTTAGCAGACCAATCAAAACAATTAGCTTCTGACAGACGCCGGCGCGGTGTCGTCAACAGTAATGATGTAAGAAAGAACACACTTCGAGAAGTGCAGCAAGAAATTGTGGATGATCCTCTGTCTAGAACGGGGAAATTTTGTGGTGGACTCGTCCGCGACGTAAAGAGGCGGTTGCCGTTCTATGTCAGCGATTTTACAGATGCGTTGGACGTGCATTGTATTCCCACGATCATTTTCGTGTACTTTGCCTGTCTTGCCCCAGCGGTTGCTTTCGGTGGTCTATTGAACGAAAACACCGATGGCTGGATGGGAGTCACTGAGATGATCGTCGCCACCGCGTTATCTGGTATCCTCTTTTCATTGTTCGCCGGCCAGCCTCTAATTATAATAGGCGCAACAGGTCCGATACTAGTCTTTGAAAAGATCACTTTTCATCTTTGCGAGCTCTTTGGAATTGAATATCTACCTTGGCGCGCATGGGTGGGGATCTGGGTCATGATCATTTGCTTCATAATCGTGGCGTTTGAGGGATGTTTCCTCATTAATTATTTCACGCGATTTACCGAAGAAATTTTTGCCCTAATGATATCAATTATCTTCATATATGACGCGATCAACTACTTGATCCAGATCTTTGACACGTTTTCGTTGCAAGATGATAACAACACGCTACGAAAAATACAGAACGAGTCAACTTCAAACACCGCGCTCTTCTCGTTAATTCTGATGGTGGGAACCTTCTCGGTGGCTTTTAGTTTGCGGAAATTGCGACACAGCCATTTTTTTGGACCAAAAACCCGATACATTGTCAGTGATTTTGGAGTCTTTTTTGCCATCGTTGCTATGGTGATGGTGGATTATTTGACAGAGGGTGTCTACACCGAAAAGTTGCAAGTAGCGGATGGACTCTCCGTCACGTCACCGAACAGACGTAACTGGCTTTGCAATCCCATGGGAGTTGAGCAGCCAATGAGCGCTGGCTCCATTTTTGCGGCTTTTATTCCCGCTATTCTTGTtagcattttgatttttatgGAAGTTGAGTTCACGGGGGTCATCTTGGATAAAAAGGATCATAAACTAAAGAAGGGCATGGGGTACAACTTAGACCTATTCGTGCTGGCATTAATGGTTGGCCTGTGTTCTATCCTGGGTCTTCCTTGGATGTGTGCTACTCCTGTGCACACCCTGTCTCACTTTCACGCTTTGAAGGTGATGAGTACAAACCACGCCCCAGGGGAGCACGCCTGTCTTCTTGAAGTCAGAGAACAGCGCCTCACAAATATCCTCATTCACCTTCTCATCGGTTTAACGGTCCTTCTGTTTCCGGTTTTGCGACTGATTCCAATCTCTGTCCTATTCGGCGTTTTTCTCTTTCTCGGCGTGTCCTCAATGTCGCACATTCAGTTGGTTGAACGAATCAAGCTGCTGTTCATTCCGGCTTCGCTTCATCCAGGAGAGAACTACGTGGCGAATGTTAAAACAGCCAAGATGCATCTTTTTACAGTCATTCAAATGTGCTGTGTTTGCACGCTTGTCATCATAAAACTAACGGAAGCCGCCCCGGCATTTCCTTTCTTTATCATCTGCATGATACCCCTTCGCAAGCTCCTAGAGCGCGTTTTCTCCAGCAAAGAACTGGAGGCTTTGGATACCGAAGTCGAGGACTGTTACGACAGCGATATGGACGAATATGATTCAATACACGTGCCTATCTGA